In Microbulbifer celer, a single window of DNA contains:
- a CDS encoding TonB-dependent receptor — MKCFDFPRTLISAAVITAAAAAPSAFAQETTSAIRGTVTSGGEPVSDATITVVHQPSNSRSTIRTSDAGRFSASGLRVGGPYTISVKSAAGEEMLSGVYLSLGEPLTLPINLAADEIATNQVEEVVVTAEALINKNRGSSSVFGEDQIGSVATFDRDLKDVVRANPLAVVSPNGTELSIAGSNPKYNSLTVDSVGINDTFGLQSNGYPTNRPPISLEAVEQISISYAPFDARKGRFSGGNINAVTKSGTNEFHGSVYMETVPWAGTAKDDRLPSDGSVTEYDIENEEETYGASFSGALIQDKLFFFSSYEKWEEEIAFDYDLNTLANHDVTPEETDRVLSILQDVYGLSDSIGSAPAPDSDEKTLVKLDWNISDNHRADFTYSSQETRSANNYTQYDDTVNLASNLWTNAQDTTYYTSHLFSDWSDAFSTEVNLSYKEFEQASLTASNWGEINIRTENGDIVAGADENRHANVLKNEVWTLGVHGNYITDAVEYRFGAEIEDTWNYNLYGRDASGTWGFDSIEAFENREINSFEYSNAYTNDIQDIAYDVNGQTYALYGEATLEPMAGFEVVAGLRYESLAIDSAPSRNSNFEETYGYANTENLDGRDILLPRIGFNWDLSDDLTLRGGVGRFSGGMPLVWVSNAYTNDGSTKDAVYLDTLDPSEVNLTGIPQVALDDLAPGAGSTNSIDPNFKLPSDWRYQLAADYAFDIPGVGRDFNWTTELTYVDRENSVYWRDLSRVDNGERTPDGRIIWDSIYAGTEFEGNYDLELTNVDNGGRSILWSTALDKAFDNGLSVNLSYTHQDITEVNPGTSSTAESNFQYEVVKDRNHPLEGTAYYEVEHRVVLNLGYTREFFQGYATNFNMFFERRSGLPFSWTLGAYRDGGLGDQSSFDSSSVYLAYIPSGADDAAVDFENGLSYEEIMDRARAAGVAGAAGGYVDKYSDNMPWLTTMDVAITQEVPGFMPEHRGLVYLTIDNFANLLNEDWGKVYDLSYPQQPLFDYDVNEDGQYVYQEPYNGGSTKNFSRFQTAESTWRVKLGLKYNF, encoded by the coding sequence ATGAAATGCTTTGATTTTCCACGCACGCTGATTTCTGCCGCTGTTATTACAGCCGCTGCGGCTGCGCCATCTGCTTTCGCCCAGGAAACCACCTCTGCCATCCGCGGCACGGTGACATCCGGCGGAGAACCCGTGAGCGACGCGACCATCACTGTTGTTCACCAGCCATCCAACAGCCGCAGCACGATCCGCACCAGCGACGCCGGTCGCTTCTCTGCCAGCGGTCTACGTGTTGGTGGCCCATACACCATCAGCGTAAAATCTGCTGCAGGTGAAGAAATGCTTTCCGGTGTTTACCTGAGTCTTGGGGAACCACTGACACTGCCCATCAATCTGGCTGCCGATGAGATTGCTACCAACCAGGTGGAAGAAGTGGTGGTTACTGCAGAGGCACTGATCAATAAAAACCGCGGTTCGAGTAGTGTATTTGGGGAAGACCAGATCGGCTCCGTCGCCACCTTTGATCGCGACCTGAAAGACGTGGTCCGCGCCAATCCGCTGGCAGTTGTCAGCCCCAATGGTACCGAGTTAAGCATTGCGGGGAGCAACCCAAAATACAATTCTCTGACCGTCGACAGTGTGGGCATCAACGATACCTTTGGCCTGCAATCCAATGGCTACCCCACCAACCGCCCCCCGATCTCGCTGGAAGCGGTCGAACAGATCTCCATTTCCTACGCGCCGTTTGACGCCCGTAAAGGTCGCTTCAGCGGTGGTAACATCAATGCGGTCACCAAGTCCGGTACTAACGAATTCCACGGTAGTGTCTATATGGAGACTGTCCCCTGGGCCGGCACTGCCAAAGACGATCGCCTGCCGAGTGATGGCTCTGTTACTGAGTACGACATCGAAAATGAAGAAGAAACCTACGGCGCTTCTTTCAGTGGCGCGCTGATACAGGACAAGTTGTTCTTCTTCAGCTCCTATGAAAAGTGGGAAGAAGAAATCGCATTTGACTATGACCTGAACACCCTGGCCAACCACGATGTCACCCCGGAGGAAACCGACCGCGTACTCAGCATCCTGCAGGATGTGTATGGCCTCAGCGATTCCATCGGCTCTGCCCCGGCGCCCGACAGCGATGAGAAAACGCTGGTCAAACTGGACTGGAATATCAGCGACAATCACCGCGCGGACTTTACCTACAGCAGTCAGGAAACCCGCTCCGCCAACAACTACACCCAGTACGACGACACCGTAAACCTCGCGTCCAACCTGTGGACCAATGCCCAGGACACCACCTACTATACCTCTCACCTGTTCTCCGACTGGAGCGATGCCTTCAGTACCGAAGTGAACCTCTCCTACAAAGAGTTCGAGCAGGCGTCACTGACGGCGAGCAACTGGGGGGAAATCAATATCCGCACCGAGAACGGTGATATCGTTGCCGGCGCGGATGAGAACCGCCACGCCAACGTACTGAAAAATGAGGTCTGGACTCTCGGGGTACACGGTAACTACATCACTGACGCCGTGGAATATCGCTTTGGTGCGGAGATTGAAGACACCTGGAACTACAACCTCTATGGTCGCGACGCCTCTGGCACCTGGGGCTTTGATAGTATCGAGGCGTTTGAAAATCGCGAGATCAACAGCTTTGAATATAGCAATGCCTACACCAACGATATTCAGGACATTGCTTACGATGTAAACGGCCAAACCTATGCACTGTACGGTGAAGCAACACTCGAACCGATGGCCGGATTCGAAGTGGTAGCGGGCCTGCGCTATGAAAGCCTGGCAATCGACAGTGCCCCCAGCCGCAACAGCAATTTCGAAGAAACTTACGGTTATGCCAATACGGAAAACCTGGACGGTCGCGATATCCTGCTGCCCCGTATCGGCTTCAACTGGGACCTGAGCGACGATTTGACTCTGCGCGGTGGCGTCGGTCGTTTCAGTGGCGGCATGCCACTGGTGTGGGTATCCAACGCCTATACCAACGACGGCTCCACCAAAGACGCAGTATATCTGGATACGCTGGATCCCAGCGAAGTGAACCTCACCGGCATCCCCCAGGTAGCACTGGATGATCTGGCCCCCGGAGCCGGCAGCACCAACAGTATAGACCCGAATTTCAAACTACCGTCAGACTGGCGCTACCAGCTGGCCGCCGACTATGCCTTTGATATTCCCGGAGTCGGCCGGGATTTCAATTGGACTACTGAGCTCACCTACGTGGATCGCGAAAACTCCGTGTACTGGCGGGATCTGTCCCGTGTCGATAATGGCGAGCGCACACCGGATGGCCGTATTATCTGGGACAGTATTTATGCCGGCACCGAGTTTGAAGGCAACTACGACCTGGAACTGACCAACGTCGACAACGGAGGTCGCAGCATTCTTTGGTCAACAGCTCTTGACAAGGCATTCGACAACGGTCTATCGGTCAATCTGTCTTACACCCACCAGGACATCACCGAGGTAAACCCGGGTACCAGCTCCACCGCGGAATCCAATTTCCAGTATGAAGTAGTAAAGGATCGCAACCACCCGCTGGAAGGCACCGCCTACTACGAAGTCGAACACCGTGTGGTACTGAACCTCGGTTATACCAGAGAGTTCTTCCAGGGATACGCCACCAACTTCAATATGTTCTTTGAGCGCCGCTCCGGTCTTCCGTTCTCCTGGACACTGGGAGCTTACCGGGATGGTGGCCTTGGCGATCAGTCGAGCTTTGACTCCTCCAGTGTCTATCTGGCCTACATCCCCTCCGGCGCCGATGATGCTGCAGTGGATTTCGAAAATGGCCTGAGCTACGAGGAAATCATGGATCGTGCGCGCGCCGCAGGTGTTGCCGGTGCCGCTGGCGGATACGTAGATAAATACTCAGACAACATGCCGTGGCTCACCACCATGGATGTGGCCATCACCCAGGAAGTACCCGGATTTATGCCGGAACACCGCGGCCTGGTTTACCTGACCATCGACAATTTCGCCAATCTGCTGAACGAGGACTGGGGCAAGGTCTATGACCTCTCCTATCCGCAGCAGCCCCTGTTCGACTATGACGTGAATGAAGATGGCCAGTATGTCTATCAGGAGCCCTATAACGGTGGTAGCACCAAGAACTTCTCTCGCTTCCAGACAGCAGAGTCCACTTGGCGTGTGAAGCTGGGCCTGAAGTACAACTTCTAA